In Deltaproteobacteria bacterium, the following are encoded in one genomic region:
- a CDS encoding lysophospholipid acyltransferase family protein: MTKRRRGLLRKLGESITLFLIPFFSYGLFWLYRLTLRVETVNAQAISAFFGGNDEEPVIMAFWHGRLLVVPYLARKRRIAIMISRHRDGELINRAVRFFSIDSVRGSTTRGGIQALRGLIRALKRGSHVAITPDGPRGPRNRAQMGVIMLAAATGRPILPVTYGVSKGKTFKSWDRFLLPYPFCRGVLVWGEPIWVDPEEGQAGFEEKRKILEARLNEMTLEADSYFDR; encoded by the coding sequence GTGACAAAGAGACGGAGAGGCCTCCTTCGAAAACTCGGCGAGAGTATCACCCTCTTTCTGATCCCCTTCTTCTCCTACGGGCTGTTCTGGCTCTATCGGCTCACCCTGCGGGTCGAGACGGTCAACGCCCAGGCCATCAGCGCCTTTTTTGGGGGGAATGATGAAGAGCCAGTGATCATGGCCTTCTGGCACGGCCGTCTGCTCGTTGTGCCTTACCTCGCCAGGAAGAGGCGGATCGCCATCATGATCAGCCGGCACAGGGACGGGGAATTGATAAACAGGGCGGTCAGATTCTTTTCCATCGACTCGGTGAGAGGATCGACCACACGAGGCGGAATCCAGGCCTTACGGGGGTTGATCAGGGCCCTCAAGAGGGGTTCCCATGTCGCAATTACACCGGACGGCCCCAGAGGACCGCGCAACCGGGCACAGATGGGAGTGATCATGCTGGCCGCTGCTACCGGAAGACCCATCCTGCCGGTCACCTATGGAGTCTCAAAGGGAAAGACCTTCAAGAGCTGGGATCGATTTCTTCTCCCCTACCCTTTCTGCCGGGGAGTTCTTGTCTGGGGAGAACCAATCTGGGTGGACCCGGAAGAAGGCCAGGCGGGTTTCGAAGAGAAGAGGAAGATCCTCGAGGCTAGGTTGAACGAGATGACCCTCGAGGCCGACAGCTATTTCGACCGATGA
- a CDS encoding 3-deoxy-D-manno-octulosonic acid transferase, which translates to MGRQRPEAGQDHPLWFHAASVGEVNMALPLMDAVHRRFPHFRLYLSTMTETGQQAAARLLEGKGTTFFLPLDFPWTVSRILGSLAPRALFVAETEIWPNLLRQCRRRRIPVVLFNGRISDRSFERYRRFRFFFREVIQGFAALAMQSGRDAERIIEIGASPSRVRVTGNVKFDRPIPRLTAEEAGALRAGLGIKEKQRVFVAGSTHRGEEELVLEAFRRLKQTEPSLVLILAPRHLERLGEAIKALDRGGLCWTRKSQISRDGPRADAVLLDTMGELGRIYGIGDVVFVGGSLVPVGGHNILEPAAFGKPVLFGPHMENFREVARIIKAEGGGIEIRDQGQLFEETHRLLTDRSYYRRVGRAALRTIRNNQGASQKTLEIFEKYLKPGDASP; encoded by the coding sequence ATGGGGAGGCAAAGACCCGAGGCCGGACAGGACCACCCCCTCTGGTTCCATGCCGCATCGGTCGGCGAGGTGAACATGGCCCTTCCCCTCATGGATGCCGTCCACCGGAGGTTCCCCCACTTTCGGCTGTATCTGTCCACCATGACAGAGACCGGTCAGCAGGCGGCGGCGAGACTCCTCGAGGGGAAAGGTACGACCTTCTTTCTGCCTCTCGATTTCCCGTGGACGGTCAGCAGGATCCTGGGGAGCCTGGCGCCGAGAGCCCTGTTTGTCGCGGAGACGGAGATCTGGCCGAACCTCCTCCGCCAGTGCCGGAGGAGAAGGATACCCGTGGTACTGTTCAACGGCCGGATCTCGGATCGATCCTTTGAGAGGTACCGGAGGTTTCGGTTCTTCTTCAGGGAGGTCATCCAGGGATTTGCGGCATTGGCCATGCAGTCGGGCAGGGATGCCGAACGGATCATCGAGATCGGCGCATCTCCGAGCCGTGTCAGGGTTACCGGGAATGTCAAATTCGACAGGCCGATCCCTCGTCTGACAGCAGAGGAGGCCGGAGCACTCAGGGCAGGACTAGGAATCAAGGAGAAACAGCGCGTCTTTGTTGCCGGCTCCACCCACAGGGGCGAAGAAGAGTTGGTTCTGGAGGCCTTCCGGCGGCTCAAACAAACAGAGCCCTCCCTCGTCCTGATCCTGGCGCCGAGGCATCTTGAGAGGCTCGGGGAGGCAATAAAGGCCCTGGACAGAGGAGGCCTCTGTTGGACCAGGAAAAGCCAAATATCGAGGGACGGGCCTCGGGCCGATGCAGTTCTCCTCGACACCATGGGGGAGTTGGGAAGGATATACGGCATCGGAGACGTGGTCTTTGTGGGCGGAAGCCTCGTCCCCGTGGGGGGACATAATATCCTCGAACCGGCCGCCTTCGGCAAACCGGTCTTGTTCGGACCCCATATGGAGAATTTTCGTGAAGTCGCTCGAATCATCAAGGCCGAGGGAGGCGGGATAGAGATCAGGGACCAAGGGCAGCTCTTCGAGGAGACTCACAGGCTTCTCACGGATCGCTCCTACTACCGTCGAGTCGGCCGTGCCGCCCTGCGCACGATCCGCAACAATCAGGGAGCGAGCCAGAAGACCCTTGAGATATTTGAGAAGTATTTGAAACCAGGTGACGCATCCCCATGA
- the der gene encoding ribosome biogenesis GTPase Der, protein MNPVVAIVGRPNVGKSTLFNRIIRTRKAIVEDEPGVTRDRNYGEASWGDRSFTLIDTGGFEPVSRERLPAQIREQIQLAIEEADLIIFLMDGKEGLTPADEEIDRLLRAHHKPLIYTVNKIDSPQHEARVFDFYSLGVDRIFPVSASHGYGVEELLDEITRALPRGGPVVDEERIRVAVVGRPNVGKSSWINRVLGQERLLVDDRPGTTRDAIDTPFAIGPRKYLLIDTAGIRRKKKIGLRLEKYAVVEALKSIDRCDVALLLLDPFEKVTEQDARIGGFIQEKGRACVIAVNKWDQVKKDNTTVKTYTEEIRQGLKHLAYAPIVFISALTGQRVRKTLDLIDQVATAHQKRVGTSLLNTFVREAVERFPPRVHRGKRGKIYFVTQASTKPPTFVAFVNDPDAIHFSYERYLINQIRERFDFQGTPIRIYFRPRG, encoded by the coding sequence ATGAACCCTGTGGTAGCCATTGTGGGACGTCCCAACGTGGGCAAGTCGACCCTGTTCAACAGGATCATCCGAACCAGAAAGGCCATCGTGGAAGATGAGCCGGGGGTCACCCGGGACCGGAACTACGGAGAGGCATCCTGGGGCGACAGGTCTTTCACCCTTATCGACACGGGCGGATTCGAGCCGGTCTCCCGGGAGAGACTTCCGGCCCAGATCCGCGAGCAGATACAACTCGCCATCGAAGAGGCCGATCTGATCATCTTTCTTATGGACGGGAAAGAGGGACTCACACCGGCCGATGAGGAGATCGACCGCCTCTTGAGGGCCCATCACAAGCCCCTGATATACACGGTCAACAAGATCGACAGCCCCCAACACGAGGCCAGGGTTTTCGATTTCTACTCCCTTGGGGTGGACCGGATCTTCCCGGTGTCGGCTTCCCACGGTTACGGCGTCGAGGAACTCCTCGACGAGATCACCAGGGCCCTTCCCCGGGGAGGTCCCGTGGTCGATGAGGAACGCATAAGGGTGGCGGTGGTGGGCAGGCCCAACGTGGGCAAGTCTTCCTGGATCAATCGTGTTCTCGGGCAGGAGCGACTCCTGGTGGACGATCGGCCCGGTACCACCCGAGACGCGATTGACACCCCTTTTGCCATCGGCCCCAGAAAGTATCTACTCATCGATACGGCTGGAATCCGGAGAAAGAAAAAGATCGGTCTCCGCCTGGAGAAGTACGCCGTCGTCGAGGCACTCAAGAGCATAGACAGGTGCGATGTGGCGCTCCTTCTCCTGGATCCCTTTGAAAAAGTGACCGAGCAGGATGCCCGGATCGGAGGCTTCATCCAGGAGAAGGGAAGGGCCTGTGTCATCGCCGTGAACAAATGGGACCAGGTGAAAAAGGACAATACCACGGTGAAGACATACACAGAGGAGATCAGGCAGGGATTGAAACATCTGGCGTACGCGCCGATAGTCTTTATCTCCGCCTTGACCGGGCAGCGAGTGAGGAAGACCCTCGATCTCATCGACCAGGTGGCCACGGCCCACCAGAAAAGGGTCGGCACCAGCCTCCTTAACACCTTTGTCCGTGAGGCCGTGGAGAGGTTCCCCCCGCGGGTCCACAGAGGAAAGAGGGGAAAGATCTACTTTGTGACCCAGGCTTCCACAAAACCGCCTACTTTTGTGGCTTTCGTGAACGATCCTGACGCCATCCACTTCTCCTACGAGAGATACCTGATCAACCAGATCAGGGAACGCTTTGATTTCCAGGGAACCCCTATAAGGATCTATTTTAGGCCCAGGGGTTAG
- the rpiA gene encoding ribose-5-phosphate isomerase RpiA, which produces MTDPAGQAKRLSGAEAARLVKEGAVVGLGTGSTASHAIQELGRRIREEGLHLVGIPTSYQAADLARRNGIILQTLDDVDRVDIAIDGADEVDPHKNLIKGGGAAHTREKVIDSLADLLVIVVDDSKLVGRLGEKSPIPLEVIPMAVVPVMRRLEAMGGQPAVRIAVEKDGPVVTDQGNLVIDVRFPMIEDPETLESALNDIPGVVENGLFIGLADLVIVGDRRDGTIRRIE; this is translated from the coding sequence GTGACCGATCCGGCAGGGCAGGCAAAACGGCTTTCCGGGGCGGAAGCCGCCCGGCTCGTCAAGGAGGGGGCCGTCGTCGGCCTTGGGACAGGTTCGACAGCCTCCCATGCCATCCAAGAGCTCGGCCGTCGAATCCGCGAGGAGGGCTTGCATCTGGTGGGGATTCCAACTTCCTACCAGGCTGCGGATCTCGCTCGGCGCAACGGAATTATCCTGCAGACCCTCGACGATGTGGACAGAGTCGACATCGCAATCGATGGAGCCGACGAGGTGGATCCCCATAAGAACCTGATCAAAGGAGGGGGCGCGGCCCACACAAGGGAGAAGGTCATCGATTCGCTGGCCGACCTCCTCGTGATAGTGGTGGACGATTCCAAGCTCGTCGGCAGGCTCGGTGAAAAATCACCTATCCCGCTGGAAGTCATCCCCATGGCCGTGGTGCCGGTGATGCGCCGCCTCGAAGCCATGGGCGGGCAACCTGCTGTCAGGATCGCCGTGGAAAAGGACGGTCCCGTCGTGACCGACCAGGGAAACCTAGTGATCGATGTTCGATTCCCCATGATAGAGGATCCCGAGACCCTGGAGTCGGCTCTCAATGACATCCCCGGGGTGGTCGAAAACGGCCTATTTATCGGGCTGGCCGACCTTGTCATAGTGGGGGACAGGCGTGACGGTACGATCAGGAGGATCGAGTAG
- a CDS encoding homocysteine biosynthesis protein, with amino-acid sequence MKTVEQINEKIKKGKALVLTAEEVIDFVAKKGTKRAAEEVDVVTTGTFGPMCSSGAYFNVGHTKPRIKIGGGKAYLNGVPLYTGFAAVDILMGATAMAEDDPRNAVFPGEFAYGGGYVIEELVAGKEVHLTVTAYGTDCYPRKKLDTRISLKDMNEAVLFNPRNCYQNYNVAVNLSDRAIYTYMGVLQPRLGNANYCSAGQLSPLLCDPLYRTIGVGTRIFLGGGTGYVVWNGTQHNPCVPRTDLGVPRVPAGTIAVLGDLKQMSPRWLRGTSFRGYGVTLTVGIGVPIPVLDEDVLVHAAVRDDEILAQIVDYSQSYPRREPESLGEVSYAQLKSGEISVRGRQVPTASLSSYARAREIAQILKDWIQRGEFLLAECVQRLPSADSGIVFKGLQEKPFRVKKTA; translated from the coding sequence ATGAAAACAGTCGAGCAGATCAATGAGAAGATCAAGAAGGGAAAGGCTCTCGTCCTCACTGCCGAGGAGGTGATCGATTTTGTCGCCAAGAAGGGCACAAAGCGGGCGGCGGAAGAGGTCGATGTCGTTACGACCGGTACTTTCGGTCCCATGTGTTCATCGGGTGCCTATTTCAATGTCGGTCACACCAAACCCAGAATCAAGATCGGTGGGGGAAAAGCCTATCTTAACGGCGTACCCCTTTACACGGGTTTTGCCGCTGTGGATATCCTCATGGGTGCCACCGCCATGGCCGAGGATGACCCGAGAAACGCCGTCTTCCCCGGAGAGTTCGCCTATGGGGGAGGCTACGTAATAGAAGAACTGGTGGCAGGCAAGGAGGTCCACCTTACCGTTACGGCTTACGGGACAGACTGTTACCCGAGGAAGAAACTCGATACCCGTATCAGCCTCAAGGACATGAACGAGGCCGTCCTGTTCAACCCCAGAAACTGCTATCAGAACTACAACGTTGCGGTCAATCTCTCGGACCGTGCCATCTACACATACATGGGAGTTCTTCAGCCCCGCCTTGGCAACGCCAACTACTGCAGTGCGGGCCAGCTCAGCCCCCTGCTCTGTGATCCTCTCTATCGGACGATAGGCGTGGGAACAAGGATATTTCTAGGCGGAGGGACGGGCTACGTTGTCTGGAACGGCACTCAACACAACCCCTGTGTGCCCAGGACGGATCTCGGAGTTCCCAGGGTACCGGCCGGAACCATTGCCGTGCTCGGCGACTTGAAGCAGATGAGCCCAAGGTGGTTGCGGGGTACCTCCTTCAGGGGTTATGGGGTGACCCTCACCGTCGGGATCGGCGTGCCGATCCCCGTCTTGGATGAGGATGTACTCGTCCACGCTGCGGTCAGGGATGACGAGATTCTGGCCCAGATCGTAGACTACAGCCAATCCTATCCCCGGAGGGAACCGGAATCCCTGGGAGAGGTCAGCTACGCCCAACTTAAGAGCGGCGAAATCTCTGTCAGGGGAAGACAGGTCCCCACCGCCAGCCTCTCGAGCTATGCCCGGGCCAGGGAGATCGCCCAAATCCTGAAGGACTGGATCCAGAGAGGAGAATTCCTTCTGGCAGAGTGTGTCCAGAGGCTTCCCTCGGCAGACTCGGGGATCGTCTTCAAGGGACTTCAGGAAAAGCCTTTCAGAGTCAAAAAGACCGCTTGA
- a CDS encoding 4Fe-4S binding protein, with protein MTTTKVTLRFPPHLTDQPVTYKLIKEHDLMVNILRGHITPKEEGMLVLELTGTKKQLDSGMEYLANLGVETKLLSKDVKWLKDRCTHCTACTSLCPTHALSVDRDTMLVSFDKAKCIACEMCVTVCPYKAMEVQF; from the coding sequence ATGACAACGACAAAGGTGACACTCAGGTTTCCACCCCACCTCACCGATCAACCAGTCACGTACAAACTGATCAAGGAACACGATCTCATGGTCAATATCCTCCGGGGTCACATCACGCCCAAGGAGGAAGGCATGCTGGTCCTCGAATTGACAGGAACCAAGAAACAGCTCGACAGTGGAATGGAGTATCTCGCCAACCTCGGAGTTGAGACAAAGCTGCTGTCCAAGGACGTGAAATGGTTGAAAGACCGGTGCACCCACTGTACCGCATGCACATCCCTCTGTCCCACCCATGCCCTGTCGGTCGACAGGGATACCATGCTGGTGAGCTTTGACAAGGCAAAGTGCATCGCCTGCGAGATGTGTGTCACCGTCTGTCCCTACAAAGCCATGGAGGTCCAATTCTAG
- the nifS gene encoding cysteine desulfurase NifS, with product MRTVYLDHSATTPIRPEVVEAMHPYFMDIYGNPSSIHAFGREARKALEDSREQVAAILGASPEEIVFTSGGTEATNLAIKGAVRAHGKPGSRIITSSIEHHATLHTCRYLERNGFEVVYLPVDRYGKVNPSDVEEAITERTVLISIMHANNEVGTIEPIEEIGDIARSRGVPFHADAVQSVGKIPVRVDKLKVDFLSLSGHKIYGPKGIGALYARRGVPFEPLFQGGHHESNRRPGTENVPAIVGLARAMELAEAEMSVVSRRERNLVAFLWDAIQTRIEEVHLNGHPFDRVPPILNVSFDFVDGESVILNLDLKGIAASTGSACTSGAVEPSHVLLAMGIPRSRAQGAVRFSLGRETTQEDLDYTVEVLVETVTRLRSMSPAYADRKRGRKRHTGSFPLTSLKG from the coding sequence ATGAGAACCGTCTATCTCGATCACAGCGCAACCACCCCCATAAGGCCGGAGGTTGTCGAAGCGATGCATCCCTATTTCATGGATATCTATGGAAATCCGTCGAGCATCCATGCCTTCGGCCGGGAAGCCAGAAAGGCTCTTGAGGACTCCCGGGAGCAGGTGGCGGCAATACTCGGGGCATCACCCGAGGAGATCGTATTCACCAGCGGCGGGACAGAGGCTACAAACCTCGCCATCAAGGGTGCTGTCCGGGCTCATGGGAAGCCGGGAAGCCGCATCATCACCTCCTCTATCGAGCACCATGCCACACTCCACACGTGCCGCTACCTGGAACGGAACGGCTTCGAGGTGGTCTACCTTCCGGTGGACAGGTATGGAAAGGTGAATCCCTCTGATGTGGAGGAGGCCATCACCGAAAGGACGGTCCTTATCTCCATCATGCACGCGAACAATGAGGTGGGGACAATCGAACCCATCGAAGAAATAGGGGATATCGCTCGTTCCAGGGGGGTTCCTTTCCATGCAGATGCCGTTCAATCGGTGGGAAAGATTCCTGTAAGAGTGGATAAGCTGAAGGTGGATTTTCTTTCCCTCTCCGGGCACAAGATCTATGGCCCTAAAGGCATTGGTGCTCTCTATGCCAGAAGGGGGGTTCCCTTTGAACCCCTCTTCCAGGGGGGGCACCACGAATCGAACCGGAGGCCGGGAACCGAAAACGTCCCGGCCATCGTGGGGCTGGCCAGGGCCATGGAGCTGGCAGAGGCGGAGATGAGCGTGGTTTCTCGCCGGGAGAGGAATCTCGTGGCTTTTCTTTGGGATGCCATCCAGACCAGAATAGAAGAGGTCCACCTGAACGGCCACCCCTTTGACCGCGTCCCTCCCATTCTGAACGTCTCCTTCGATTTCGTGGATGGAGAGTCCGTAATCCTCAACCTCGACCTCAAGGGGATCGCGGCTTCCACCGGATCGGCCTGCACATCGGGGGCCGTGGAGCCCTCCCACGTTCTTCTTGCCATGGGGATTCCACGGAGCCGCGCGCAAGGGGCGGTGCGGTTCTCTCTCGGAAGGGAGACGACCCAGGAGGACCTGGACTACACCGTCGAGGTCCTGGTGGAAACCGTCACCCGGCTCCGGTCCATGTCTCCGGCATACGCCGATCGCAAAAGAGGGAGGAAGAGGCATACCGGGTCTTTCCCGCTGACTTCTCTGAAGGGCTAG
- the mnmA gene encoding tRNA 2-thiouridine(34) synthase MnmA, whose amino-acid sequence MEDQNRAVVAMSGGVDSTVAAYLMLRQGYEVIGLTMCIRDMDDLEGHEQDRPRCCGLRDVEDARRAAQSLGIPFYVVNLKKEFNDLVVEYFCKEYLDGKTPNPCIVCNEKLKFGRLWEKARALEAGAIVTGHYARVDYDEERGRYLLKKGVDPKKDQSYVLFSLSQYQLSRVRLPLGRHHKDWVRQTAREAGMRISEKADSQEICFVRRGDYRNFLQRRLGRSGESGSIVDTEGRVLGTHNGIYGFTIGQRRGLGVSTGRPLYVVHIDKTSNTVTVGGETETFQDRCVASRVNWIALESLTRSETVEARIRYNHPGAEATIEPLEDDRVLVRFRRPQKAVTPGQAVVFYQGDVVLGGGWIEGEER is encoded by the coding sequence ATGGAGGATCAAAACAGAGCGGTTGTGGCTATGAGCGGCGGCGTGGACAGCACGGTGGCGGCCTACCTCATGCTCCGGCAGGGTTACGAGGTGATAGGCCTGACCATGTGCATCCGCGACATGGATGATTTGGAGGGGCACGAACAGGACCGTCCCCGTTGCTGCGGTCTCAGGGACGTGGAAGACGCCAGAAGAGCGGCCCAAAGCCTCGGAATCCCCTTCTACGTTGTAAACCTGAAGAAGGAGTTCAACGATCTCGTTGTGGAGTACTTCTGCAAGGAGTACCTCGATGGCAAGACTCCGAATCCCTGTATTGTCTGCAATGAGAAGCTCAAGTTCGGCAGGCTGTGGGAGAAGGCGCGGGCTCTGGAGGCCGGCGCCATCGTTACGGGCCATTACGCGCGGGTCGACTACGACGAGGAGAGAGGCAGGTATTTGCTCAAGAAAGGGGTGGACCCTAAGAAGGATCAATCCTACGTGCTTTTCTCCCTATCCCAGTATCAGCTCTCCCGGGTCCGTCTTCCCCTGGGAAGACACCACAAGGACTGGGTGAGACAAACGGCCAGGGAAGCGGGGATGAGGATCTCCGAGAAGGCCGACAGCCAGGAGATCTGCTTTGTTCGCCGGGGGGATTACAGGAACTTTCTCCAGAGGCGGCTCGGGAGGAGCGGGGAGTCCGGCTCCATCGTCGACACGGAGGGGCGCGTATTGGGAACCCACAACGGTATCTACGGCTTCACCATCGGGCAGCGGAGGGGGCTGGGAGTCTCGACAGGCCGCCCCCTCTATGTCGTCCATATCGACAAGACCTCCAACACCGTCACCGTAGGGGGAGAGACGGAAACCTTTCAGGACCGGTGTGTGGCATCTCGAGTCAACTGGATCGCCCTGGAGTCCCTCACCCGTTCCGAGACCGTGGAGGCCAGGATCCGGTACAACCACCCGGGTGCAGAGGCGACAATCGAACCCCTCGAAGACGACAGGGTACTGGTTCGATTCAGGAGGCCCCAGAAGGCGGTCACTCCGGGACAGGCCGTGGTCTTCTATCAGGGGGACGTAGTTCTGGGCGGAGGCTGGATAGAGGGGGAAGAACGGTGA
- the larE gene encoding ATP-dependent sacrificial sulfur transferase LarE, with the protein MGSLLVAFSGGVDSTFLLAVAEDVLPKKALLAVTGLSPTFPDRELAEAKRLAALLGVEHILIPTGEMEIPEFRSNPADRCYYCKRDLFSRLRETADKRGIPWLVEGSTLDDVSDHRPGRKAAKELQVRSPLEEAELTKAEIRSLSKNMGLPTWDKPSFACLSSRFPYGDPITEKGLKMVDRAEQLLLDLGFRQVRVRLHGSMGRIEIPGTEISRFLEPKLRERVTRGLKEMGFTYVALDLEGYRSGSMNEPLHLPGDVKPG; encoded by the coding sequence ATGGGCTCCCTTCTGGTTGCTTTCTCGGGAGGAGTCGACAGCACGTTTCTGCTGGCAGTGGCCGAGGACGTTCTTCCCAAGAAGGCGCTCCTTGCCGTCACCGGCCTTTCACCGACTTTTCCCGACCGGGAGCTTGCCGAGGCGAAAAGGCTTGCCGCTCTTCTCGGTGTGGAACACATCCTCATTCCTACGGGGGAGATGGAGATTCCCGAGTTTCGGTCCAATCCGGCGGATCGGTGCTATTACTGCAAGAGGGATCTCTTCTCCCGCCTGAGAGAGACCGCCGACAAAAGGGGAATCCCTTGGCTGGTGGAGGGATCGACCCTCGACGATGTCTCCGACCACAGACCCGGAAGAAAAGCAGCAAAGGAGCTCCAGGTCCGGAGCCCTCTGGAGGAAGCCGAGTTGACAAAGGCAGAGATTCGATCCCTCTCGAAAAACATGGGCCTGCCCACCTGGGACAAGCCGTCCTTCGCATGCCTCTCTTCCCGTTTTCCCTACGGTGATCCCATCACTGAGAAGGGCTTGAAAATGGTCGATCGTGCCGAACAACTGCTTCTCGACCTCGGCTTCAGACAGGTCCGGGTCAGGCTTCACGGCTCGATGGGTCGAATCGAGATCCCGGGCACCGAAATCTCCCGATTTCTGGAACCGAAACTGAGAGAGAGAGTCACTCGGGGCTTGAAAGAGATGGGCTTTACCTATGTGGCCCTGGATCTGGAGGGCTACCGGTCCGGGAGTATGAACGAACCCCTGCACCTTCCCGGGGATGTCAAACCCGGATAA
- a CDS encoding HEAT repeat domain-containing protein translates to MVRNRIRGSFFVVCALLLLLGPPDGLGASRETGGPSPRVLVKAKDDLLTLKATDAPLIEVLTRIVNETGIRITLHGEPDDVLTADFSDLPLDKGLRRLLKDWDYVLIYDQAEGRHESPRIREVIIYPGRGGSMKEGLESRVITPEERPAEEHGGTSFDSMVKKLKHKDPAVRAEAVDSLLDSEDRRALSHLARALLNDESPEVRESAAEALGELGEKKSVNSLARALHDRDAGVRETAVDALAEIGGPEAVKALKVALGDENEDVREAAAEALEELTGEGSGLESVGQ, encoded by the coding sequence ATGGTGAGAAACAGGATCAGGGGATCTTTTTTTGTTGTCTGTGCCCTTCTCCTTCTGTTAGGGCCTCCAGACGGTTTGGGCGCCTCAAGGGAAACAGGCGGTCCTTCGCCCCGGGTCCTGGTCAAGGCCAAGGACGACCTTTTGACCTTGAAGGCCACGGATGCGCCTCTGATAGAGGTCTTGACCCGGATCGTCAACGAGACCGGTATCCGCATCACTCTTCATGGCGAACCCGACGATGTGCTGACCGCCGATTTCTCCGACCTTCCCCTGGACAAGGGGTTGAGGCGATTGCTCAAGGACTGGGACTACGTTCTCATCTACGACCAAGCAGAGGGAAGGCACGAATCCCCGAGGATCAGAGAAGTGATCATCTACCCCGGGAGAGGCGGGAGCATGAAGGAGGGATTGGAGTCGAGGGTGATCACCCCTGAGGAACGCCCTGCTGAAGAGCACGGCGGAACATCCTTCGACTCCATGGTCAAGAAGCTGAAGCACAAAGACCCTGCTGTTCGGGCCGAGGCCGTGGACAGCCTGCTGGATTCTGAGGATAGGCGCGCGCTTTCCCACCTGGCCCGTGCTCTCCTGAACGACGAATCCCCCGAGGTGAGGGAGAGTGCGGCCGAGGCACTGGGAGAGCTGGGGGAGAAAAAATCCGTCAACTCTCTTGCACGAGCTCTCCATGACAGGGACGCAGGTGTGAGGGAGACCGCCGTGGATGCCCTCGCAGAGATAGGCGGCCCGGAGGCCGTCAAAGCCCTGAAGGTTGCCCTGGGGGACGAGAACGAGGATGTGAGGGAGGCGGCAGCAGAAGCACTCGAGGAGTTGACCGGAGAGGGCTCCGGTCTCGAGTCCGTGGGCCAGTAG